The Sphingobacteriales bacterium nucleotide sequence TACAGAAATCACAAACAACTTAAATAACGAAAGAGAAATTCGTACAATAATTGACCTTTACGCAAATTATGCAGATACAAAACAAACAGATAAACAGGTAGCATTATTTGCTGATGATTATAAAATTGAAATTTACTATGATTCAACTTCTGATACACCAATACAGACAATAATAGGTAAAGAAAATTTAAAACAATTGTTTATAGATAGTTTATCGCCATTTCCTAAAACAATGCATTTTAATGGACAAAGCCTTATTGATATTAATTCTGATACCGAAGCTGAAGGAATTGTCTATTGTAGAGCATATCATTATAGCAAAATCGATGATACAGAAAAACTTATGATTGCACCAATTAGATATGAAGATATATACAAAAAAATAGATAATAAATGGTATTTCTTGAATAGAAAACTAAAAGTACAATGGATAGAAAACAGATAAATATATTCATGATACATGAGTCATTAATAAAAATATAATATCTGTTGAGTATTTCTATTTTATTGCTTTAAATAGATAATTTACCAAAGTAAATTTTATTTTCTTTAATTTTTAAAAATATCTAATGATTTGTTTTTTGAATTCAAAAATTGTTTTATATTTGCACTCGCTTTTAAGCAAAGCACGGTTCGGTAGTTCAGTTGGTTAGAATACATGCCTGTCACGCATGGGGTCGCGGGTTCGAGTCCCGTCCGGACCGCCAAAATTTGGAAACGCAGCAATTTTTGTTGCGTTTTTTTATTTAATAATTTACACCAATAAAAAAACATCTAAATTATTCATTTTGAATATGTTTTGAGCGTAGTTAATTTATTTCCTATATTTTTTACATAAAAATTTATGGATTTTTTGATTTTTTACGTCATTATACTGATGAGAGATGATTTATTATATGCGCTAGCACTGTACCAAACTGCAAACATAGGAACAAAGATTACACAGCAATTATTAACACACTTTGGTACTTTACCCAAAATATTCGAGGCATCATTCCAAAAATTGATACATGTAAAAGGATTTGCTGAAAAGTCTGCAACTGACTTTTTGAAAAATAAAACAGAAGCATTAAAAAGAGCAGAGAAAGAGATAAAGTTTATTGAGAAAAATAATATAGATGTCCTATTTTTTGATGACAATGAATATCCTACAAGGTTAAAAGAATGTCACGATGCGCCTTTTTTATTGTTTAGTAAAGGAGTTTATGATTTTAATACGCATAAAGTATTAAGTGTAGTTGGAACTAGGCATGCTACAGAATATGGTAGAAAAATTACCAATCAAATTATTGAAGAACTTGCAGCATTGGATGTATGTATTGTAAGTGGTTTGGCACTTGGAATAGATAGCGTTGCACACCAAAGTGCTGTAAAATATGAACTTCAAAATATTGCAGTATTAGGACATGGTTTAGATATTATCTATCCAAGTGTGAATAAAAATTTGGCAAATAAAATAATAGAAAATGGTGCTTTGCTTACAGATTTTTTTTCAGAAACCTTGCCCAATAAGCAACATTTTCCACGTAGAAATAGAATTGTAGCAGGTATGGCTGATGCTGTGTTGGTAGTAGAATCAGCAGAAAAAGGTGGCGCTTTGATTACAGCAGAAATTGCAAATTCTTATAATAAAGAAGTATTTGCAGTGCCAGGAAATATTGATAACACATATTCTGTTGGATGCAATGCGATAATCAAACAAAATAAAGCGCAATTAGTTACAAATGCAACAGATATTATTACATTATTAAATTGGGATATTGACTTTAAAAAACCAACTGAACATAAACAAACACAGTTGTTTATACAATTAAATGATGATGAAGAAAGTATATATCAACTTATACAAACACATAAAAAAATACATATTGATACAATACTGTCTAATATAAATAAAAGCATTAGTTATGTATCTAATATTTTACTACAATTAGAGCTAAAAGACTTAATAAAACCATTACCAGGAAAACATTATACCACAGTATAATTTTTTTAATACAATAGGAATCAAAATTTCTATATATTTATACGATATATTTTGATAGTATGATTGCAATAATTCCAGTAGCAGGCATTGGCACACAGCTGAGACCACATACATATTCTCAACCTAAGTCTTTAATTCCGGTTGCAGGAAAACCAATTTTAGGATACATTATAGAGCAATTAAAAGCAGTAAATATTAATGATTTTGTATTTGTGATTGGATATTTAGGCGAGAAAATTAAAGAATATGTCGAAGCAAATTATCCTGATATAAATAAAAAATATGTAGTACAAGAAAGTAGAGAAGGTTTGGGACAGGCAATTTGGCTTACAAAAAATAGCATTCCAAAAGATAGTGAAGTTATTATTGTACTTGGCGATACAATAATTGATGCTAACATAAATACAATCTTAGAATCAGAGAATTCTGTTTTGGCAGTAAAAAGAGTAGAAGATCCACGCAAATTTGGTGTAGCACAGATAGATGAAAGCAATAGAATAATTCAAGTAGCAGAGAAACCAAAAATACCAAAGAGCAATATGGCGTTGGTAGGTTTGTACAAGATAAAAGAATATGCAAGTTTGATAAGTGTATTAGAAGAAAATATTAAACAAAAAAATAAATCAAACAACGAATATTTGCTTACAGATGGCATACAACAACTAATAGCTAAGCATAATGTAGTTTTTGAAGCATTTAAAGTAGATAATTGGTATGATTGCGGACAAAAAGAAGTATTACTTCAAACGAATGCACTTTTGCTAAAACGCAACAAGAAAAAGAGTGTAAAAAATCTAAAAAATGTACATAATACAATTATTGTAGAACCAGTGATTATTGGAAAAGACACAATAATATCAGATTCAATTATTGGGCCAAATGTAACAATTGGAAATAATGCCGTAATTAGAAATAGCATTATCAAAGATTCGATAATTGGAGACTATACCAATTTGAAAAGTATTATGTTACATCAATCATTAATAGGAAATGATACAGACATAAAAGGCGCATCACAGTGTTTAAATATTGGAGATAATACAGAATTAGATTTGAGATAATATGTTTGCTGTAATAGATATTGAAACCACAGGCGGAAATCCAAGTGCAGAAAAAATAATTGAAATAGCAATTCTAATTTTTGATGGGAATAAAATTATACAAGAATATAGCACATTAGTTAATCCAGAAAAAACAATAAGTCCATTTATCTCAACATTTACAGGTATTACCAATCATATGGTAAAAGATGCACCAAAGTTTGAAGAAATTGCACAAACAGTTTTAGAAATTACGCATGGTCATATTTTTGTAGCACACAATGTAAAGTTTGATTATAATTTTATAAAACATGAGTTTAAACAAATAGATATAGAATATTCTCGAAGAACTTTAGATACAGTTTTGTTGAGTAGAAAAACATTTCCTCAATTTCGCTCACATAGTCTAGGAAATATTTGTAGAGATTTAGGTATTTCTATAGACAATAGGCATCGTGCGCTTGGAGATGCAAAGGCAACTGTAGAATTGCTCAAAAAAATAATAGCACAGTATAATGATAATTTTTTAGAAGAAGTAGTTCAAGACGATATAAAGAAACTCAATCTTCCACCAAATTTATCGCCAAAAGCAATAGAAAATTTATCAGAAGAAGCTGGCGTTATTTTTTTTCTAAATCAACAAAACGATATAATTGCTGTACATGCAGCAAAAAATATTAAAGAGTATCTATTTAAAATGTACAAGGAAAAATCTTTCGATAGATATAAAAAATTATTACACCAAGAAACACATGATATAAGTTTTGAAATAACAGGAAACGATTTGTTGGCAAATCTCTTGACAGAAAATTACATTCAAAAACATATACCTAGATACAATAAAGTACAAAAGCATTATAGTTTTAATGTTGGAATGTATATTGATATAGACGAAGAAGGTTATTATAAATTGTCTGTTAAAGTATTAGATGAAGAAGAAGAACCAATCATAAAATTTACATCAAAACTGAAAGCCGAACGTATGCTCAATCAAATTTTAAATGCATCACGATTAGGACCAATTTTTAAGAAAATAGATTCGAGATTTCATTACAATCAAAGATTAGAAGAAATATTAGCAAAATACAAATACCCACATCAACGATTTTTTATTTTTCTACATGGAAGAAGTGGACAAGAAAAATGTGCCATAAATATTGTGGATGGCAATCTAATCGGATATACCTTTTTCGAGCCTAGTTATATACAAAATGTTGAGGAATTAGTAGATTCTTTAAGACCTATTCAAGAATATAGCAATACCAAAAAAGATATAATTACTTACATTAGAAAGCAAGAAAAATATATACAGATTGTCCCTTATTAATACCCACTATCTTTAGAAAATTTGCTTCTAGCAGCACGCATCAAAAGCCAAATTATTCTAAATTGCATTAAAACTATCATCACTAAAACAGAAATAAAACTGATGAGCGTCAAGTTTTTTATCCAAAGTAATGAGTCTACACTAAGGTTGCTAGCGAGTGGAAAGCTTATATTTGGATTGAAATTAATAGAATAATCATCAATATTCTCAATATATAAATTGAATTCTCTTAATATAAAATAGGCGAATGGTAAGTTGAGTAATAATAGTAATATCTTAGCAAAAATGTTATTGAAAAAAAATGAAGTAGTAGGATACATTATCCATTTTAGATAAACAATGGCAACTACCAAACTAAAATATAAAGTATAAAAATAGGTTACGTCTATTTTATTTTGAACAGAAAATAAGATTATATAAGCAATAATTCCAGCCATTATAAACCACAGAATATCTAAAGCAAAAGTGTATTTGAAATTTTTAAACATAATCAGGTTTATAATTTATATTATCTGTTTTCAAAAATACAAGAAAAATCATATCTTCAAGCTAATTTTATGCAAAGTAAGAACATATATCAATTATTTAACCAGCAAAAAAAACAAATTGCAGTATTAATTGATCCTGATAAAGCACAACGCAATAATATTTTTTCTTTTATTAGTAATATAGATGAGTATGTAGACTACTATTTTGTTGGTGGTAGCTTACTATCTGAGCAAAATACAGAAAAAACTATACTCGAAATAAAAAAACACACAGCAAAGCCAATAGTTATTTTTCCAGGAAATGGCATGCAAATTTCTACACACGCTGATGCAATTTTATTATTAAGTTTAATATCAGGCAGAAATCCAGAATTACTAATTGGACACCATGTGCAATATGCATCTATACTACAACAAAGCAACTTAGAAATTATTCCAACAGGATATCTTTTAATTGATGGTGGCATTACAACTACTGTAAGTTATATGAGCAATACAACACCAATACCACAACATAAACCAGAAATTGCGGCACTAACAGCTTTGGCAGGCACACAGTTAGGTTTGTCTTGTATGTATTTAGAAGCAGGAAGTGGTGCTTTAGTTCCAGTATCTACAGATACAATAGCAACAGTAAAGTCGCAAATAAATGTTCCATTAATTGTTGGTGGAGGCATTAGAAATAAAGCACAAATACAAGCTGCATTTGATGCAGGCGCAGATATTGTAGTAATAGGCACTGCAATAGAAGAAGGCAAAAACTTATTTGCTTAGAATAGATGCAAATTTATCAGAAACACAATTAATTATGTATATTTAATATCTAAACGATGTGTCTTAGAAAACGTAATTAATCAAAAATAAATATGAAAAAAATAATAAGATTAATTTTTATTCTATTGCTAATAATTGCAGTTGCATTTATGGCATTAATCAAAAAAGATATTCCTGTTGAAGAACTGATTCCAAAGTACACCAACCAAAATTCTCAGTTTATAGATATTGATGGAATGAAAGTACATTATAGAATTGAAGGAGATGGAAAACCTATTGTTTTGATACATGGCACTGGCTCGTGCTTGCAAACTTGGGATATTTGGACAGACTCTTTGAAAAAGAATTTTAAAGTAATTAGAGTAGATATGCCTGGCTTTGGACTTACTGACCACGACCAGACAAGGATTATAGTATACAATCTTATGTAGATTTCTTAAACAAGTTTATGACTAATATACATGTCGATACCTTTGTAATTGCTGGAAATTCACTTGGTGGACAGATAGCTTGGAATTATGCCCACACATTTCCGCAAAAAATATCAAAAATGATTTTAATTGATGCAGCTGGTTTTATGGATAAAAATAATGGAAGCAAATCATTAGTATTTAGCTTGGCAAAAGAAAAGTGGATAGCAAATTCTTTAAAAAAACTAGATACAAAATTAATGGTCAACAATACATTAAAAGAAGTGTATTTTGATGATTCGAAAATAAACGAACAAACCAAGCAAATGTACTATGATATGAGCATGAGAACAGGAAACAGACAAGCATTTATTGATAGAGTACAAACGATAAAAACAGATATATCAAAAGATTTATCTGTTTTGCAAATTCCTACTTTAATACTTTGGGGAAATGAAGACGTATTGATAAATGTGGCAATGGTAGATTCATTTAAAGTCATTTCAGATAATAAAATAATTATATATGATAAGGTAGGTCATTCTCCACAAGAAGAAATTCCAACACGCTCTGTGCAAGATGCCTTAGTGTTTATAAATAATTAGACTTACAAAACTGGTACAAAATTTGTATATTTGTTACACAAAATTGAATTATGCATAAAAAATACTTATTTTTTGGACTAATTGCACTAAGCAAAATCACAATGGCAGAACAAACTGTGACAAAATCTGATATTCAGACTACAGCAGATAATATTGCTATCCAATTACAAATTCCAAAGGAACAAAGAAGTAATTTTACAACAGAGTATACGAATAAAAGTATCGCATTGCAAGATGTAATGCAACAAAATATCTCTGCACAAGACAAAGCAACAAAAGCAAAAGTAATACTAAATCAGAGTAATCAAAATTTAAAACAAAGCACACCATCAACGCAGATATCGAAATATAATTCGTATTTTAATAAAAATACAACATTAACTGCAAGTGTAACAAATACAAAGACACCTACATCTAAAAGTAATACGACTACATCTACAAATACGTCTACTCCAAATACATACACTAAAAACGCTGAGTATAATAAATTGCCTGCAGACCATCAAGAAGTTGTAGATAATATGGCAATACAATTAGCTTTGGATAATAACCAATTTCAAAAAATATCTAAAGATTATCTTTCTTTCTTCAATGGTACAGAAAGTATCGCAAAAAGTGCTTCGGGAAATATCCTAAAAGCAAAAAAAGACTTTGATGTATTGGTAGATAAGACAAATACTAGTGTAAAAGCTTACTTGAGTGATGAACAATACAATCAATTTACAACATTACTAAAATCTGGAAAATTAGGAAAAGATACTACACCAAGAGTTGGTACTAGCAATCAAGCACAACTGTAAACTCAAATACGAACACAACAACTTCGGTTAATAATAATGCGAATTTATCTCAAATAAAATCAGCAAACACATTAGCAGAATTGAAAAAATCATTAGGATTAACTGATGCGCAATACACAAAAGCATTGGCTATTGCTAAAAAATACGATGCAGAAATTGCAGCAATTGCTACATCGTATCCAAATAATATTGACCAACAAAAAGCAGCTCTAGACAAAAGAACTCCATTATATGTTAATCAATTTAAGTCAGCACTTACAGCAACACAAGCAAATACATTTTTTGGCGTATTAGTAGCTCAAGTAAATATCCTTACAGGTAAAAATATAACTCCAGAATATCAAGCATTGATTAATACAATGAAAACAAAATACGGTATGAGTGATGTACAAGTAATGCAAACAATGGTTGTGCTTACAGAAGCAAAAGTAAAATCCGATGCTAACAGTAACTTAAATAAAAATAATGCAACAGTACAAAAGCAAGAAAGTGACAAAATTGTTGCAGAAATTGATAGTAAACTAAAAGGTATATTAACAGCAGATCAATACAGCAAAGTTAAAACGGATATTATCAGTGCTATAAACAAGAAATAATCATTGATTCTATGAACTTGGGATAAATGCGTATCAAGAATGATACGCATTTTTTATTTATCAAACTTTAATTAGTACTTTTGTATATGATTGAAACCAATCCAGAATATATAGAACGAGCAGTGCTTATTGCAATTATTAGAGACAACCAAACCGTACACTTAATAGATGAATATTTAGATGAGTTGGCATTTTTAGCAGAAACTGCTGGCGCAGTTACCGTAAAAAGATTTACACAAAAATTACAACATCCAGATGTAAGATATTTTGTAGGTTCAGGAAAATTAGAAGAAATAAAAATATATAATGAACTTGAAGAGGTAAACACAGTAATTATTGATGATGAAATTTCTCCTGCACAACAGCGAAATTTAGAAGCAGAACTTAAATGCAAAATTATTGATAGAACAGGTTTGATATTAGATATTTTTGCACAAAGAGCCAAAACTGCACAAGCGAGAACACAAGTAGAATTGGCACAGTTACAATATCTTTTACCAAGACTAAAAGGACTTTGGACACACCTAGAAAGACAACGTGGAGGTATTGGAATGCGTGGTCCAGGTGAAAAAGAAATAGAAACAGATAGAAGGGTAATTCATGATAAAATTGCAAAACTAAAATTAGATTTATCTATACTTGATAAGCAAGAAGAAACTCGAAGAAAAACAAGAGGAGAGTTGATACGCGTAGCATTAGTTGGATATACCAACGTAGGAAAATCTACCATAATGAATGCAATGAGCAAAAGTGATGTGCTTGCAGAAAATAAACTTTTTGCAACATTAGACACTACAGTACGCAAAGTTGTGATTGATAATATTCCATTTTTATTGAGTGATACTGTTGGTTTTATTAGAAAATTGCCACACCATCTAATTGAAAGTTTTAAATCTACACTTGATGAAGCAAAAGAATCAGATATTATAATACATGTTGTAGATGCATCGCACGATAATTTTAGAGACCACATTAATGTAGTAAATGAAACGCTAACAGAATTGGGCGTAACGGAGCAACCAAGATTAATTGTTTTTAATAAAATGGATTTGTACAGACAAAAACATTTTGATAAATATTTACCAGAAGATATCAAGAAAGAGCTGTCTGAAGAATTTGAAAAAAATATGACAAGTGCAATGAACACAAATTGTGTTTTTGTT carries:
- a CDS encoding nuclear transport factor 2 family protein yields the protein MNTEITNNLNNEREIRTIIDLYANYADTKQTDKQVALFADDYKIEIYYDSTSDTPIQTIIGKENLKQLFIDSLSPFPKTMHFNGQSLIDINSDTEAEGIVYCRAYHYSKIDDTEKLMIAPIRYEDIYKKIDNKWYFLNRKLKVQWIENR
- the dprA gene encoding DNA-protecting protein DprA, producing the protein MRDDLLYALALYQTANIGTKITQQLLTHFGTLPKIFEASFQKLIHVKGFAEKSATDFLKNKTEALKRAEKEIKFIEKNNIDVLFFDDNEYPTRLKECHDAPFLLFSKGVYDFNTHKVLSVVGTRHATEYGRKITNQIIEELAALDVCIVSGLALGIDSVAHQSAVKYELQNIAVLGHGLDIIYPSVNKNLANKIIENGALLTDFFSETLPNKQHFPRRNRIVAGMADAVLVVESAEKGGALITAEIANSYNKEVFAVPGNIDNTYSVGCNAIIKQNKAQLVTNATDIITLLNWDIDFKKPTEHKQTQLFIQLNDDEESIYQLIQTHKKIHIDTILSNINKSISYVSNILLQLELKDLIKPLPGKHYTTV
- a CDS encoding NTP transferase domain-containing protein — encoded protein: MIAIIPVAGIGTQLRPHTYSQPKSLIPVAGKPILGYIIEQLKAVNINDFVFVIGYLGEKIKEYVEANYPDINKKYVVQESREGLGQAIWLTKNSIPKDSEVIIVLGDTIIDANINTILESENSVLAVKRVEDPRKFGVAQIDESNRIIQVAEKPKIPKSNMALVGLYKIKEYASLISVLEENIKQKNKSNNEYLLTDGIQQLIAKHNVVFEAFKVDNWYDCGQKEVLLQTNALLLKRNKKKSVKNLKNVHNTIIVEPVIIGKDTIISDSIIGPNVTIGNNAVIRNSIIKDSIIGDYTNLKSIMLHQSLIGNDTDIKGASQCLNIGDNTELDLR
- a CDS encoding ribonuclease H-like domain-containing protein, whose amino-acid sequence is MFAVIDIETTGGNPSAEKIIEIAILIFDGNKIIQEYSTLVNPEKTISPFISTFTGITNHMVKDAPKFEEIAQTVLEITHGHIFVAHNVKFDYNFIKHEFKQIDIEYSRRTLDTVLLSRKTFPQFRSHSLGNICRDLGISIDNRHRALGDAKATVELLKKIIAQYNDNFLEEVVQDDIKKLNLPPNLSPKAIENLSEEAGVIFFLNQQNDIIAVHAAKNIKEYLFKMYKEKSFDRYKKLLHQETHDISFEITGNDLLANLLTENYIQKHIPRYNKVQKHYSFNVGMYIDIDEEGYYKLSVKVLDEEEEPIIKFTSKLKAERMLNQILNASRLGPIFKKIDSRFHYNQRLEEILAKYKYPHQRFFIFLHGRSGQEKCAINIVDGNLIGYTFFEPSYIQNVEELVDSLRPIQEYSNTKKDIITYIRKQEKYIQIVPY
- a CDS encoding geranylgeranylglyceryl/heptaprenylglyceryl phosphate synthase gives rise to the protein MQSKNIYQLFNQQKKQIAVLIDPDKAQRNNIFSFISNIDEYVDYYFVGGSLLSEQNTEKTILEIKKHTAKPIVIFPGNGMQISTHADAILLLSLISGRNPELLIGHHVQYASILQQSNLEIIPTGYLLIDGGITTTVSYMSNTTPIPQHKPEIAALTALAGTQLGLSCMYLEAGSGALVPVSTDTIATVKSQINVPLIVGGGIRNKAQIQAAFDAGADIVVIGTAIEEGKNLFA
- a CDS encoding alpha/beta hydrolase, translating into MKKIIRLIFILLLIIAVAFMALIKKDIPVEELIPKYTNQNSQFIDIDGMKVHYRIEGDGKPIVLIHGTGSCLQTWDIWTDSLKKNFKVIRVDMPGFGLTDHDQTRIIVYNLM
- a CDS encoding alpha/beta hydrolase; protein product: MTNIHVDTFVIAGNSLGGQIAWNYAHTFPQKISKMILIDAAGFMDKNNGSKSLVFSLAKEKWIANSLKKLDTKLMVNNTLKEVYFDDSKINEQTKQMYYDMSMRTGNRQAFIDRVQTIKTDISKDLSVLQIPTLILWGNEDVLINVAMVDSFKVISDNKIIIYDKVGHSPQEEIPTRSVQDALVFINN
- the hflX gene encoding GTPase HflX → MIETNPEYIERAVLIAIIRDNQTVHLIDEYLDELAFLAETAGAVTVKRFTQKLQHPDVRYFVGSGKLEEIKIYNELEEVNTVIIDDEISPAQQRNLEAELKCKIIDRTGLILDIFAQRAKTAQARTQVELAQLQYLLPRLKGLWTHLERQRGGIGMRGPGEKEIETDRRVIHDKIAKLKLDLSILDKQEETRRKTRGELIRVALVGYTNVGKSTIMNAMSKSDVLAENKLFATLDTTVRKVVIDNIPFLLSDTVGFIRKLPHHLIESFKSTLDEAKESDIIIHVVDASHDNFRDHINVVNETLTELGVTEQPRLIVFNKMDLYRQKHFDKYLPEDIKKELSEEFEKNMTSAMNTNCVFVAATEKERMDDFRNTLVLMVQDMYHKRYPYKSNFY